Part of the Listeria innocua genome is shown below.
TCTCTTCCTTTTCATTATAGCAATTTTTCAGGAAGAATTCGAGAAATCACATAAAAAGAAATCGCCTTTTTAATTTCAAAAGACGATTCCTCTCTATTATACTGTTGGTTTTTTGCGTAATACTCCGATTAATGCTGCACTTATTATAGTTCCAATCACGATTGCGATAAGGTAGAACCATGGTTGAGATACTAAGAAGATAACAAATACGCCTCCGTGTGGTGCTAATACTTTAATATTTAAAAACATAACAATTGCCCCAGTTATTGCACTTCCTGCGATAAAACTTGGAATCATTCGAAGTGGATCTGCTGCTGCAAATGGGATGGCACCTTCTGTAATGAATGACGCGCCTAAAATAGAGTTCGTTAGCCCTGCATCACGTTCTTGTGCAGTAAATTTGTTTCTAAAAACAAGAGTTGCTACGAATGTTGCTAGCGGTGGCACCATACCAGCAGCCATTGTAGCCGCCATAATCGCGCTACCACCTGTTGCAACGCTTGCTGCAAGCGTTCCAGTTGCAAAAATGTAAGCCGCTTTGTTAATTGGTCCACCTAAGTCAGCAGCCATCATTGCTCCTAAAAGTAAACCTAGAATAACCGCATTTGTTCCACTTAGACTATTTAAGAAGTCATTTAACCATGTATTTAATGCACTCATTGGCACGTTTAATAGTAACATCAATAGTCCGACAATTAGTACAGATAGCACCGGATAAAATAGTACTACTTTAATGCCATCTAAAGTTTTTGGTAATTTTTTCAGCATAACTTTAATTAACTCGACTGCATAACCAGCAAGAAAACCACCTACTAAAGCGCCAAGGAAACCCGCTCCACCGACAGATGCAACACCACCTGCTACAAAACCGGCTACAAGCCCTGGTCTATCCGATATACTGTATGCGATATAACCCGCGAACACTGGAAGCATAAATCCGAATGCAACATCACCAATTTGTTTTAATAATGCTGGAATTTCGTTATATGATCCTAATTTTGCAAGTTGATCTTGTGGTACACCTAGAATTTGATCAAGCATAAATGCGATTGCAATTGCGATCCCGCCACCAATTACAAATGGTAACATATGAGAAACGCCGCTCATTAAATGTTTATAAATTTGTTGACCAATGGAAAGGCCATCTGTACTTTCTGTTGCTTCGCTACCCGATTCTGCTTTATAAACAGGTGCATTCCCAGAGATAGCTTCTTTAATAAGCTCTTCTGGTTTATGAATTCCTGCTGCAACTGGTTTTGCAATTAAATGTTTTCCATCAAAACGAGGCATATCAACTTGTACATCAGCTGCGATGATAACTCCATCAGCCTCAGCAATTTCTTTATCAGTTAAACGATTTTCCACACCTCTAGAACCATTTGTTTCTACTTTAATTCGAACGCCTAATTTGTTTGCTGTTTCTTGTAACTTTTCTGCAGCCATATAGGTATGTGCAATACCAGTTGGACAAGCAGTAACCGCGACAACAGTTTTGCCAGTATCATTAGAAGATGTAGGAGCAACAACTGTTTCTTCTGCATCACCTTGCTCGTTG
Proteins encoded:
- a CDS encoding PTS fructose transporter subunit IIABC, with the translated sequence MRITDLLSKDVMIMSLQATTKEAAIDEMIASLKSNGKINDEVLFKEAIMNREAQSSTGVGEGIAMPHAKTKAVNEPTVVFAKSEKGLDYNSLDGQPAHLFFMIAAPDGANATHLETLAALSRLLVHPAFVQSLKDAKTPDDVITLFNNEQGDAEETVVAPTSSNDTGKTVVAVTACPTGIAHTYMAAEKLQETANKLGVRIKVETNGSRGVENRLTDKEIAEADGVIIAADVQVDMPRFDGKHLIAKPVAAGIHKPEELIKEAISGNAPVYKAESGSEATESTDGLSIGQQIYKHLMSGVSHMLPFVIGGGIAIAIAFMLDQILGVPQDQLAKLGSYNEIPALLKQIGDVAFGFMLPVFAGYIAYSISDRPGLVAGFVAGGVASVGGAGFLGALVGGFLAGYAVELIKVMLKKLPKTLDGIKVVLFYPVLSVLIVGLLMLLLNVPMSALNTWLNDFLNSLSGTNAVILGLLLGAMMAADLGGPINKAAYIFATGTLAASVATGGSAIMAATMAAGMVPPLATFVATLVFRNKFTAQERDAGLTNSILGASFITEGAIPFAAADPLRMIPSFIAGSAITGAIVMFLNIKVLAPHGGVFVIFLVSQPWFYLIAIVIGTIISAALIGVLRKKPTV